Within the Nerophis ophidion isolate RoL-2023_Sa linkage group LG01, RoL_Noph_v1.0, whole genome shotgun sequence genome, the region ttaaagaggaagaggaggaactctgaaTCACCCAGGAGGGAAAGTAAATTTTAAGGCTCATCTCGCCAAGTTGCCagtgactgttgtctctgtggaaaaaaaaaaacacctgagtGGACAAATTTCATCAGTCCAATTTCAAACATTCTTGTCTCATTTTCTTGTCATTTAGCCAGTTGAATAGCCTTGCTATACAGGCTTACGCCATATTTAATTGTACATTCACAATACTGTGATTAAAGAAAAATATACAGAATGATAATGTCATCTCTGTTTATTTGGGGGGgggcaaggggatgggtcaaatgcagaagataatttcaccacacctagtgtgtgtgtgtgactatcagtggaacTTTATCTCCATCATCCATGTTGTCCTCAACCAATCAGCCTTTCTGAGGTCAGAACGTCAACAGAAACTAGACATGAAGAGTATTTCTTCTCAGTTGTGTCTCAACATGTGTgctttcaaattttttttatgagAATAGATTTTACCGCATATTAAACAACCAAAAGGTTTTTCCCCTGTGTGTGTCCTCATGTGCACATTCATATTACCCCTACAGGAAAACCTCTTACCGCAAAATGTGCAACAAAacggtttttctcccgtgtgtgttctGATGTGTCCTTTCAAACTGGCTTTTTGAGAAAACGTGTCGCCACAAATTGAACAACCAAAAGGTTTGagtcctgtgtgtgttctcaagtGTGCTGTCAAAGTGGAACTCTGCACGAATCTATCGCCGCAAATTGAGCAGCTGAAATGTTTTTCGCCAGCGTGGGTTTTCACGTGCGCGTTCAACAGTACATTTCCAGCAAATTCTTCACCACAAATGGAGCACCTAAAGGGGCTTCCTCCCGTGTGCGTCCACATGTGTCGAGTCAAACCGCCCGCTTTAGAATAACTTTTAGCACAAATTGAGCAGGTAAAACATTCTGTGACTGTCTTCTTGTTGGAGCACTCAGGTTCATTGTTGCCCGTGCGAGTCCCGATATCGCTTTCACAGTTTGCATCACTGCTCGAAGGTCTTTGGGCGTCGTTCCTGTCTTCATTCTCAGGAAAGTGTGACACGTCGTCACTATCGGATAGCtgagctaagaggttgtctgcTTGTGGTTCATCTTCACCGTCTTTAATCTTCACAGAGACGACTGTCAGGGGCAATTCGGTGACATTGGCATCCTGGGACCCTAGAAGACGTTCCATATCCTGTGTGATCCCGAGCTCcgcctcttcctttttaatgcgaGGGGGCTGTGGATCCCTCTGATTCAAAGCGGAACTTCCCATGTGCAGCTGAGGGGGACGTTCTTCCTGACGACCAATCAGCTGCTGGACATCTGCAGGacccaaacaacacaacacacgtAAGGTAAACTCTTCGTATTAAACCTCATTTATAGACTAAGTAAACTCAAACAAAAAGTTTTTGTAAAAGCTACACTAAaaactaaaatccatccatccatccattttgttccgcttatccgaggtcaggtcccgggggcagcagcctaagcagagaagcccagacttccctctccccagccacttcgcccagctcctcccggggatcccgaggatcccgaggcgttcccaggccagccgggagacataatcttcccaacgtgtcttgtagaagttttttttatttcttttacaaATAGCCACTTAGAACAAAAATTGCAGCTATTACTAAGTGTGCTACAAAGACTGTGATTTAGACAATGTAcattgcatccggaaagtattcactgcGCTtcaatttttccacattttatattACAGATAGAGATATctctttcaaaaagtaaaattcatgactttttaaaacgtcgctgtatggagtggtacacggacgtagggagaagaacatAGCCCCAATAAactttgaaggcactgcctttgcgtgccagcccaataacataatatctacagtttttcacacacacacaagtgaatgcaagttatacttggtcaacagccatacaggtcagactgagggtagctgaataaacaactttaacactgttacaaatatgcgccacattgtgaacccacaccaaacaagaatgacaaacattccgggagaacatccgcaccgtaaaacaacaaacacaacaaaacaaatacccagaacccttgcagcactaactcttttgggaagctacaatatacaccccctgctacctccCACTTcaacctcatgctctctcagggagagcatgtcccaaattacaGGATGATCATTTGaggcatggtaaaaaaaaataatgctctttgtgacttcaataataagtatggcagtgccatgttggcattttttaccATAActcgagttgatttattttggaaaaccttgttccaTTGGTTAAtgaaggggtgtccaaaatgcggcccgcagctaatcgtttaccggcccgccacacgttctgcaaaattgatagtattgcaaaaattaaaaaaaatattttaaaaaagtggaatgaggtgaaatctaaagagaaaaagtggcaatgttgacacaaagctatcatgcaggcagttttttttccttttttatttattttgttttttttccattgctcaaaaaaaacaaaaaaaaattaaaataaaaaaagacactgCGATGAggatgcgacttgtccagggtgtacgccgccttctgccctatTGTAGcttaaataggcaccagcgccccccgctaccccaaagggaataagcaatagaaaatggatggatggaaaaaaagtacaaaaaaaaatctatgttataatgaattattacttaaaatgtatcactttaaaatgttttatgtggaaaaaatattaaatatgttgtgtggttttcatataaaaacatcaaagttttgacaatagagcataaaacaaaaaaaataatagttcaaacttaaaatcaacagatatatatgaagttgatcttgaaatttaagtgttaaaagtaaaaaaaataataataatgaaaacgcATCACTTTATGATTGGGGAACCTTTAGGATCTCAAAtaaatttagtaggattttattcactgtgattactcaaaaatattaaataagtaaaatcaatggtgtcctgcattattgatctttgaggtcttgaattgctaaataaaggaactctccagaaggaatcaataaagtactatccatctatctaaatcaggggtcaccaacgcggtgcctgcgggcaccaggttgcccgtaaggaccagatgagtagcctgctggcctgttctaaaaatagctcaaatagcagcacttaccagtgagctgcctctattttttaaattgtatttatttactagcaagctggtctcgctttgcttgacatttttaattgtaagagagacaaaactcaaatagaatttgaaaatccaagaaaatattttaaagacttggttttgtttaaataaattattttatttttttactttgcttcttataactttcagaaagacaattttagagaaaaatacaaccttaaaaattattttaggatttttaaacacatacctttataccttttaaattccttcctcttctttcctgacaatttaaatcaatgttcaagaaaatgtatttctttattgtaaagaataataaatacattttaatttaattcttcatttttgcttCTGAGTCTTTTATTCTTGTTCGGACCAccatctgccgcctcaggaaggggaagcagtgcagtaTCAACACCgtccgtgtatggtgcagatggtgatctgctgacctcaactgcggatgttgtggataggtggaaggaatacttcgaagacctcctcaatcccaccaacacgtcttcctatgaggaagcaatgcctggggaatctgtggtaggctctcctatttctgggccttaggttgccgaggtagttaaaaagctcctcggcggcaaggccccaggggtgaatgagatccgcccggagttcctggAGGCTCTGGATgccgtggggctgtcttggttgacaagactctgcagcatcgtgtggacatcggcggcggtacttctggattggtagaccggggtggtggtccctctctttaagaagggggaccagagtgtgtgttccaactatcgtgggatcacactcctcagcctccccagtaaggtttattcaggtgtactggagaggatgctacgccggatagtcaaacctcggattcatgaggaacagtgtggttttcgtcttggtggtggaactgtggaccagcgctatactctccgcagggtttttgagggtgcatgggagtttgcccaaccagtctacatgtgctttgtggacttggagaaggcattcatccgtgtccctcgggaagtcctgtggggagtgctcaagagagtatggggtatcggactgtctgattgtggcagtccgctccctgtacaatcagtgcaagagcttggtccgcattgctggcagtaagtcggacacgtttccagtgagggttggactccgccagggctgccctttgtcaccgattctgttcataacttttatggacaaaatttctaggtgcagtcaaggcgttgaggggttcaggtttggtagccgtgggattaggtctctgctttttgcaaattatGTGAtcgtgatggcttcatctggctgggatcttcagctctcactggatcggttcgcagtcgagtgtgaagcgaccggaatgacaatcagcacctccaagtccgagtccatggttctctcccagaagagggtggagtgccatctcccggTTAGGGAAGAGACCCTCCCCctagtgaaggagttcaagtacctaggagtcttgttcacgagtggatcgaaaggcggatcggtgcggcgtcttcagtaatgcggacgttgtactgatccattgtggtgaagaaggagctgaaccggaaggcaaaactctcaatttaccggtcgatctacgttcccatcctcacctatggtcatgagctttgggtcatgaccgaaaggataagatcacgggtacaagcggccgaaatgagtttcctccggggctctccccttagagatagggtgagatgttctgccatccgggaggagctcaaagtaaagccgctgctcctccacatggagaggagccagatgaggtggttcgggtatctggtcaggatgccacccaaacacccccctagggaggtgtttaaggcacgtccaaccggtaggaggccacggggaagacccaggacacattgggaagtctatgtctcccggctggcctgggaatgcctcgggatccccgggaagagctagacgaagtggctggggagagggaagtccaggcttccctgtttaggctgctgcccccgcgacccgacctcggataagcggaagatggatggatggatttttgcttCTGTTTTATCGAAGAAGaatatcatgattaaaattcaaaaaaattattctggcaaatatagaaaatctttagaatcaaattgaaatcttatttcaaagtcttttgattttttttttaagtttttgttctggaaaatctagaagaaataataatttatctttgtcagaaatatagcttggtccaaggtgcagattggattttaacctatttaaaacatgtcatcaaaattctaaaaaaataataatattaatcaggaaaagttactaattacacaaattatttttttatttttttcaaaaagattcgaaatagctagtttttgtcttcttttttttggttgaattctgaattttaaagagtcaaaattgaagataaactatgtttcaaattttttttcctgttttctcctcttttaaacctttcagttaagtgtttttttcatgatgtattctctacaaaaacaccttacgtaaaaggaaaaaaaatgtacgacggaatgacggacagaaatacccatttatatatatatatatatacatatatacacacatatacatatatacatacatatacacacacatatatacatacatacatacacacacacatatatacatacatacatacacacatatatacatacatacatacacacatatatacatacatacatacacacatatatacatacatacacacatatatacatacatacatacacacatatatatatatatatatatatatatatatatatatatatatatatatatatatatatatatatatatatatatataattatttattaagttaaatagagcaaattggctatttctgacaatttatttaagtgtgtatcaaactggtagc harbors:
- the LOC133554497 gene encoding oocyte zinc finger protein XlCOF8.4-like isoform X2: MFKELVRERLMAAADEIFALFERTIASYEEELSRTREKERHRQQLEAASRSTIVLPVEDVQQLIGRQEERPPQLHMGSSALNQRDPQPPRIKKEEAELGITQDMERLLGSQDANVTELPLTVVSVKIKDGEDEPQADNLLAQLSDSDDVSHFPENEDRNDAQRPSSSDANCESDIGTRTGNNEPECSNKKTVTECFTCSICAKSYSKAGGLTRHMWTHTGGSPFRCSICGEEFAGNVLLNAHVKTHAGEKHFSCSICGDRFVQSSTLTAHLRTHTGLKPFGCSICGDTFSQKASLKGHIRTHTGEKPFCCTFCETTVTGNLAR
- the LOC133554497 gene encoding oocyte zinc finger protein XlCOF8.4-like isoform X1 — translated: MFKELVRERLMAAADEIFALFERTIASYEEELSRTREKERHRQQLEAASRSTIVLPVEDVQQLIGRQEERPPQLHMGSSALNQRDPQPPRIKKEEAELGITQDMERLLGSQDANVTELPLTVVSVKIKDGEDEPQADNLLAQLSDSDDVSHFPENEDRNDAQRPSSSDANCESDIGTRTGNNEPECSNKKTVTECFTCSICAKSYSKAGGLTRHMWTHTGGSPFRCSICGEEFAGNVLLNAHVKTHAGEKHFSCSICGDRFVQSSTLTAHLRTHTGLKPFGCSICGDTFSQKASLKGHIRTHTGEKPFCCTFCGKRFSCRGNMNVHMRTHTGEKPFGCLICGKIYSHKKNLKAHMLRHN